The sequence GACGCCGCCGCCCTGGCCCAGGCCGATCTGGGGCTCGCGATGGGCACCGGCACCGACGCCGCCATCGAGGCCGGGGACCTGACCCTCGTCCGGGGCGACCTCACCGCCGCCGCCGACGCGATCCGCCTCTCCCGGCGCACGCTGTCCACCATCCGCACCAACCTGTTCTGGGCCTTCGCCTACAACGTCGCCGCCCTCCCGCTGGCCGCCGCCGGGCTGCTCAACCCGATGATCGCCGGGGCCGCGATGGCCTTCTCCTCGGTCTTCGTGGTCGGCAACTCCCTGCGGCTGCGCACCTTCAAGGGGGCGTGAGGCACAGAGCCCGGAGCGCGGCGGAACCCTCCCGGTCCCGCCGCGCCGGTGCGTCTGGACGGGTACGGGGCCGGGGTGCGGGCACGCCCCTGCGCGGGGACGGGTACGGGCCGGGGTCAGCCTCGGACGAACCGCAGCCGGGTCCCCGGCGCCGCCTGCGCCGCCGCGGCAAGGGCCTGCTCCAGGACGACGCCGACGACGGGGTAACCGCCGGTCGTCGGGTGGTCGTTGAGGAAGACGACGGGCCGGCCGTCCGGCGGCACCTGGATCGCGCCCAACACCATGCCCTCGCTCGGCAGTTCCTCCGTACGGGACCGCTCCAGCGGCGGGCCCTCCGTCCGCAGGCCGATCCGGTTGCTGTCCGGCGACACCCGATAGGCGGCGGTGAGGAGCGTCCGGAGAGCCGCCTCGGTGAACCAGTCGTCGCGGGGCCCGGGACGGACCGGGAGCACCAGCTCGGCCGGGGCGCCCGGCCAGGGGACGGGTCCGGCGGCGGGCGGTTCACCGACCGCCGAAGCATCGCCCAGGGGGAGTTCGTCGCCCGCGCTCAGCGGGGCGGGCCCGAGGCCGGAGAGCAGGTCCGTCGAACGGCTGCCGAGCACCGGTTCCGGCACCAGGCCGCCCGCGAACGCCAGGTAGCTCCGCAGGCCGGTCCCGGCGGGGCCCGCGTCCAGCACCGCGCCCGCCGGCACCCGGACCGGGGCGCCCCAGGCCACCGGCCACCCGTCGACCGTCACCCGGCAGCCCGCCCCGCCGACGACGGCGACGACCGGCCGGTCCGGGCGGACCGCGCACCCGGTGAGGGTGGTCTCCAGGAC is a genomic window of Streptomyces sp. YPW6 containing:
- a CDS encoding biotin-dependent carboxyltransferase family protein, yielding MSADTGRPPLAVRAAALTLHHLHVVRPGALTTVQDAGRPGRAHLGVGRAGALDAPAARLANRLVGNPPDAAVLETTLTGCAVRPDRPVVAVVGGAGCRVTVDGWPVAWGAPVRVPAGAVLDAGPAGTGLRSYLAFAGGLVPEPVLGSRSTDLLSGLGPAPLSAGDELPLGDASAVGEPPAAGPVPWPGAPAELVLPVRPGPRDDWFTEAALRTLLTAAYRVSPDSNRIGLRTEGPPLERSRTEELPSEGMVLGAIQVPPDGRPVVFLNDHPTTGGYPVVGVVLEQALAAAAQAAPGTRLRFVRG